The genomic segment GGTTTGGGGTTTGGAGAAGGGTCTAAGTGGAATAAGGCTTTGCTTGGCAAGTATATCTGGGCTATAAGCCATCAGCGGGAAGCATTATGGGTAAAGTGGGTTCATGCAGTGTATTTAAAGAGCCAAAACTTTTGGCAATACCAACTTAAGGCTGATTCTAGTTGGTATTGGCGCAAAATCTGTCACTTACGTGAGATGTTCTCTCAAGAGGAGATTGAAAAGGCTGGTAATACTGGAAGATTTAAAGTTAGACAGCTGTATACTGGACTGTTTCAGCTTATCCCTGTCAATTACAACCAATTTGTTTGGAACAGAGTGAGTGTTCCTAAGCATAGGTTCATCACTTGGCTTGCAGTCAATTCTAAGTTGCTAACTAGGGACCACTTACAAAGAGTGATGCAGCTGGAATCTTCTCTTTGCCCGGTCTGTGATCAAGAGTTGGAGAGTCATAGTCATCTGCTATTTGGGTGTTACTTCTCTCAGCAGGTTGTTCAAAAGATTCATGACTGGTTTGGCTGTTCTTGGCCTATTATATACTCAGACTGGTGCAGATGGATTGGAGGTATGAGTAAGGGGGTTAGAGCTTCAAAAGTGGCAGCTGTGTTCTCTGCTACAGTCTACTATGTGTGGCATAACAGAAACATTTGTGTTGTTCATAATTACTCTCTTAGTATTATGGTTGTAGTTGAGTTGATAAAAAATGCCATTAAGTGTAGACTGAGTGCGTTTTTCTCTGATGTTGTTGTAAAGCTGTGAGTTTTTTAGTGTTGTTTTTGTGAGCTGGTTTGTTCCAGTGAGTTTGTGTTGGATGTAGCTTGGTTGCTTTGTGCTGTGATCAATAAAAGTTCtttttcttaataaaaaaaaacaatgtctactacatatcctttcaaggcacaattcccaacaatctcccacttgccctaaagcaaatgaggcatctgtCTCATtctcatgtttcttacatgctccttaaaagatttcatagataaagtctttgtgaaaggatctgcaagattatgctctgaagctatttTCATAACTACAACATCTCTTTGGTGAACTATCTCTCTGgtcaagtgatacttcctctcgatgtgctttccccacTTGTGACTCTgaggttcctttgagttagctactgccccactattTTCAAAGTATAGAATTAGTGACTTATCCATATTTTGCACTACTTCCAGATCGAAATAGAACATCTTGAGCCACACAAgatccttagctgcttcacaataTACTCGGCTTCCACTGTGGAGTCTGTagtgctggtttgtttaatacttcgccagactactgctcctcccccaagagtaaacactgatccagaagtcgatttctgactatctctgtctgattgaaaatcagaatcagtgtaactagtggggttcaggtctccacctgaatagtcaagcatataatctctactATTCTAAGATACTttagaatattcttcactgcaatccaatgactcaatccaggattggattgataatgactgacTATCCTTACTGCATAACAAAAGCCAGGTCTTGTACAAAGCATAGCGTACATAAGACTGCCTAccactgaggcatagggatattgtctcatatcttcctcttcctcagGTGTTTTGGGACTTTGCTCCTTGGAAAAGactactccagaacgggttggcatatcaccctttttagagttttgcatattaaagctactatccccaaaatttcagttcgatgatgtGGAAATCAAAAGTGACAGGTGGCAGTGCATGATCATCAAGCAGATCATCAAGCGacacattaatggtcaataaatatgttgaccaagggaagtgcaaaggttAGCAAATGACCTACGGAGTTGTGATATCACTAGTCCGAATATGGTTTCACTTGGTCAGGAAATAATTCACCAGATCAGATAGGAATTTAACTGGTTAGGAGGGAGTCTTACCCGACCAGACACATTAGATGGGGTGTTGTCCGACAAGGAAAGGGTTTAAGTGGTTGGGAAACGATTTACCCGACCGGATAAGAATTTTTCCTTGtcaagagggagtcttacccGACCAGACACATTAGAAGGGTAGTTTATCTGACCAGGTAAGGATTTTACTGATCAGGGAGTGTTTCACTCGACTAGTTacatcagaaaggggtttcacctaaccagttacatcagaaaggggtttcacccgaccagttacCTCTGAAAGGGGTTTCACCCAACCAGTTACATCAGAAAGGGGTCTTACCCAACCAGTCACATCAGACAGGGGTTTCAACTGACCAGTTacctcagaaaggggtttcacccgaccaattacctcagaaaggggtttcacccgactAGTTACATTAGAAGGGGTTTTACCCAACCAATTacatcagaaaggggtttcatccgaccagctATGTCAGATTGAGGAGTGTAGTCGACCGGATGTGTCAGAATCTTAGGAGTTAACTACCGagtgacttctttacagaatctcagtaacaacttcaacccgaatcgctCTTAACTACTGCGCGAATCTCTTAGATATCCTGAAGTAATATCTagattgttgtaatttaaatttgtttattattttattaataaatgttGGTTAAAACAACCAAGGACCTCGTCAAAACGGGagatttttcatgtacgatccatgagcctatacataaagagctcatggcatcctTTTAGGGGATCAGATCTTTTGGAGACTTTTAGACTCTCTAATTCTGAGATTTTGGGACTgtgacttggggcattcttggggtatTTTCTGacagagcttagagagagaaagcatgtaatctctatatggataaactttttatttttctacttacacttgagaaactcagttggctcaggttcatctaatcttaagtgtaggctacatatatcacaactccaagtggattaggctattaccaatgaaTTGAGCCTGAACCACTCTAAAATTGGTCGTGTCGTTTTTATTTTCTATTCGAGGCTATTGTGTTCATTATCATTTTTGCGTCTACTCATTGTTAGCCGaaatcatggtcaacatttttggagctttcattgagagcctgaatagaagaaattcactactatcctaccaatatggtACCTAGGAAGCCCGATACGTAAACTGCAAAAGAAACTGTTAGACCAAAAGGTCCTGCACCTGAGAACACTAACACTGAGCCcaaggtctttctcgaggagacaatCTAGAGGTCGAACAACTCCAGGAGTCCATGGGGGCTTTCTAGGAAGatatgatgcaattcaatgctcgacaTGAGtcttttgctgaggaaatggccaggcagaaagCTGCATTCGAGCAGCTGAGACAAGAAATGGATGCtagaagcgaagagatcaggcgacagcaggaggaggccgaccgaCGACATCGTGAGGCAACACTTGCTATAGAAGCAGATACTCAATTGGCCCATGCCAATGCCCAAGCCGCAGCATGAACAGCTGcccagggagcaagaaacaaAAATGTTGGTCAGAAGTCCCCGGAAACAATAATACTTCTATCCTCGGGGGCTAGACAGAAGTAGAAGCAATCCCACTGGCCGGGCAGATGATGGGGTCTGCTCTTGGACTGCATCGACACAAAATGAGAATTCTAGAAACCCTTCTAGCAGCCACCGGTTAGAAACTTCTTGATCAGGAAGTCACCGGTCGGGAAGTAAGAAGACTCCGCCGGGGCACAACTAGACTAGAGCTCCTCAAGATAAGAAAAATCCACACTATAAAGACGAGTATGGtcgggatgaggctgatagtcatcataCCATTcggtcaaaagaaaaagaaggcaATGACCAACAAGAAGGAGGAAAGGACCTCCCGAGCCATGTTGAGAAGCCGCCACTGCATCCTGGCCAGCAGcatagtgggagagagcaagtcccatGTAGTATGCCCTCCGAAAAATCAAAGAGAACAGTGTTCGACCTGCTAGGAGGACATGCTACCCGGAAGGATTTGAAAGACGTCATCAACAACAAGAGGAAGACCGCCcaggtcgaagggcaagatcttACCCGCCCTGGTGATCAAGTAGAAATGCACCAAACAGAAATGCCCGACCAGGAGGTCAAAACGCTAAAAATCATTAGTTTCACCAGTCATTCAAGAACAATTGTAAACTGGGCAGTTTTCAACTGGTTGATATATTCTCGCAAAAATCAATTAGTTAGTAAaatcgagcagtgttcaactggtcggtagatcaagcaatgttcaactggtcagtgAATTTGAAAAGTTGTCAACAGGTCAGTAAAAACTGGGCAGTGTTTAACTGGCTGGTATTCACCTGGTCGGACAAACTGACAATaattgggcagtgttcaactactcAGAAATTCTCCATATACTgtatgtgtttcatgagtaattaacCATCGATCACTTGGGAGCATATaagtatactggtatataatttatctTGCTACAATTCCAGGGTgaaagatcgaaagttccaggttggTGATTTGGTCCtgagaaaggtgttcatcaaagTCCCATCaactggagtgctaggaccaaattgggaaagaCTGTATCAGATCAAGAAAGTTTTGCCTCCCAACACTTACAAACTTTATTGGTTGAATGGAGCCtgatcaggaaccactggaaGGGCGAGCGTctgaggatatattatcactaaataccgctttcagagtggtagcttaatttcaacttgtttaacttgttatttaagtttggtttatgagctggttatttgctgaccagtcatttatttttgaacaatttttgttgtttaagactcgttattagacacattttgtccttttttaatttacgagtaataaaagagactacgcgtagCATGGTccattcttgctacaaatatgcatgtgtgttaatttttcGAACAGTGTTGAACTATTTGGTAAAATCAgacaatgttcaactggtcggtacactcaagcaatgttcaactgctcgaatattttccatatattctatgtattttatgagtaattaactactcgaatagattcggtcaagtagcaagtgaccaaggatctttcaaccctcgatcacttggggggcacatggagtatactggtatataatttaacacattCAATAAGAGCACGAactaagatatttgtttttaggctgattTGTAAATTTTCGATGTTAAAAGAGGctattaagctaacttgtttgacaatgcttaagtaacttggaatttttcaaaatttcaagttagaagcaaatattcgcgTGAAAATAAACATTacgctcataaaatgttagagcaatgagagtgtgagaaagtatacttagtagggacttttgaaatgtctataatttctaagttagaaaactaagtactcatgcgaaaatatataaGGCATAAATCAGAATGACtatactattcacaaaaaacttataatgtttaaagtctaaaaagacttaaaaTATTCTAAgtaaaaaaagaaaagtaaagtataaatgcctaCAGCTCGGTTATATGGAAAAAATATAAAAGCTGCAAAGCagtaattgtctttacaaaagtataagaaaaaagagtaaactactagccAGGTACAATGTTTTGCTAGTCAGGTGCAAAGTTTCTCTGGTCGAGAGagtagatacaacttccctggccGGCTGAGCATccatcactggtcgagtaggaaactccaTAGTTGGATAGGAAGCTCTCTGGTCAGCTAAGAGTGTCTACTAGTCGGGTAAACTAGTCTCTGGCTGGTCAACACCGTCGTTAACATCCAGGACCTCCTCTGGTCAAAATGACAGAGCAGGAGAGGCAGGCACAATGCCAGCTAGAAGAGCTGCCTCCTTAGTGGCCTTGCCTTCACATTTGGCGAGCTCTTCAACCTTTGCTTCTTCAGAGACAAgttcgaggttgagaggcttgtttaacttCCAAATCTGATAGAAGTAGTTGAAGCAGATTTCTTTATAACGAGCCAAATCTGATAGGCTTGTATAGCTCTTCATTCTCTTGAGTCTTTTTGTCCAGTTGGTCGGTCAATGTATTATTGCCTTGGATTTTCTTGCTATtctcatcaaccaactccttCAACGATCTATCTCGGTCAACAATTGTTTTCTGAGCCTGCTCAGTCTTTTCTTCGAGATATTTCTCACACTTTCAATCTTTTCCTAGGCTTCgaccaattgatcattcaagaccttgactAGCTCCTTATATTCAACTTCTTGCCATTGAGCATGACTAATAGTGTTGAGTCCCTAGAGTAAATAATCAGAAAAGTATTCAGAATAAGAACAATCAATAAGAAAGTTAGTGTTTTtgataagatgcttacactcataATTTGAGCAAGGCCTTTGTGAAGGACAACTTCAACGATTTGTTGGGGCAGAGTCTCAATGTTCTGAGTTGTCATTGAGTGATGAAGAGTATGGTCTAGTAACTCTTTGTCGTACTCACCAGCAATGCGAAGGGGCTCGCTTAAGCAGGCTGATCGAGTAGTTTGAAGACTGGCAGAAGAAGAAATAGATGGAGAAGTCAAGCGTGGGATAGTGACTAACTGATCGGATGGTCTCCCCTGGTTAGGTGGTGTAGTCCTCATGACCTTTCTTGAAGGATTTAGGCTGCTCCCTTCCTCagttttcctcttttgggcagaggtAGTGTTCAACTGCTTAAAAATGCCTCAATCTGCAAACAAGTAAAACAAAAACTCGGTCTGTGAAAACGAGAAATAAATATAAGTAAATGAATTTTTTTACTGTGACCACATGACTCTACAAACTTTCATCACAATCATTCTCAAAAAGTTATCTAGAACAAAATAAACTCTAGTTACTGTTAGTATAAAATGCTGAGTTTAGAATTTCATCGAAAATGTCATCCTCGTCCTCCGACGATGAGCTATCTTCTCTAAGGAGTTCGATATGCTTTCCTTACCCAGGCTTAATAGGGAAGGTAGGTCGGCGAGGATCTTCAGGAAGAGGTTCTCTAATGTTGAGATCACCTAGTCGATGTGGTAGGGGTGGTGGTTCGGGAGAGAATTGGTCAGTAATTACTTCGGTATCTACATTAGACTGATCAGTCGAATCTGCTTCATCACTAGTGCTGCCCACAACAATGTCTTGGTTTTTCTGTAACAACCCCGCCAATTGAAGATTCTCCAAGGTGACCAACTGCTTAACATGGGCATGTTAGTGAGATCTTCTACCCGGGAATGCATTTCCCTGGTTGGGAGAGGTTGATTAAAAGGGTCTGCGTGCGTAAAAGCTAGGTTGTTGGCTTTAATATCTGGAGTAAGAAAGTATTCCGTATAATACTTTCGAGGGTTTGATTTATTGGCAATACTATGAAGATACTTAACCCCtttttgcctatgaaagaggtggaaaaaacctgtattcttgtggtTAAGGTTAGTCCTAAGGTCGAACAAATAATGTAGCTAATGAAGGGTAGGTGGGTTCAAACCctggaagtggtagagaatgtatatgGCAGATAGGCCTTGTATCCTATTTTGAGCAATTTGGAAGTGAGAAACATTAAAGTAATCAGCTATTGACCTAAAGAAAGGATGCAAAgggatagtagctcctgcatAAATGTGATACCTAGACCAGGCACAATAGGCACCACTAGGATTGTTGGCTCTCTGGTATGGGTGCAGGCGTACCGAATTCACTCCTTCAAGTCCCAAAGTATGACTATGTTTATCGAGCATTTTGGAGTTTATCTTAGAAGCCTTGGCTAAAAACCATGAAGGCACGCGATCTTCTTCTTTCCTCGGTTTGAGTGTAGCAGtttgttggattttgggggaaaaAGTCTTGGTAACCTTTCTCTTGGGTTTACTAGTTTATCGAGCTTGGCGAGGAGTCTTTGAAGAGGCTTCAGTCTCAACTTCTTCTTATAAATTTTCTCCCAAAAAGGGCACTCGTTCCACCACCTTTTGCGTTGCTCTACGAGCCATTGTGGGTTCTTGTTCCTGAGTGAGTCGATTGGACTTTTTCACCCTCATTGGTTGATGCTGATGTTGCTTCTTAAAGAACCAATCTTCTTGAAGAAAGTATAAAGCTCATTGCAAaaggattttcttgagacgaCGAAGACGGTCTTCCGAAGTTCGTTTGCTTGAAGAAGGATCGCTACTCGGAAAGGCATCACTTGAAAATACGGGAGaatatagaaagtcattttttgGAATTTTGGAACACAGAGAATATTAAAGTTATTGTTGAGTCACCACATGGAGGCAACTGCTAGGATATTCTCTGAATTTATGATTGGCTATTCAATTTCTAGAGATTTATTTGGTCAGACGTTTATTATTTGTGAAAGTTATTAACCGGGCAAAGTTTTTTGACGACCTCAAAAAAATTTTGATAGAGAAAAAGTTGGGGGGGAAATAAATcatacaataaacttggggggcaaataaatgttatccccaaaatttcagttcgatgacatgGCAATCAAAAGTCACAGGTGGCAGTGTATGATCGTCAAGCGGATAACCAAGCGgcacattaatggtcaataaatgtgttgaccaagggaagtgcaaaggttAGAAAATGACATACGGAGTTGTGATATCACTGGTCGAAAGATGGTTTCACCTTGTCAGGAAATAATTCACCCGATGGGATATAAATTTAACTAGTCAGGAGGGAGTCTTACCTGACCAGACACAATAGAAGGGGTGTTGTCCGACCAGGAAAGGGTTTCAGTGGTCAGGAAATGATTTACCCGACCGGATAATAATTTTTTCTggttaagagggagtcttacttGACTAGGCACATCAGAAGGGCAGTTTATCCAACCAGATAAGGATTTAACTGGTCATGGAGTGTTTCACCAGACTAGTTacatcagaaaggggtttcacctgACCAGTTTCATCAGAAAGGagtttcacccgaccagttacaTCAGAAAGGTGTTTCACCTAACGAGTTACCTCTGAAAGGGGTCTCACTCGACTAGTAacctcagaaaggggtttcaccctACCAGTGAAATCAGAAAGGGGTTTCCACTAACCAGTTACCTCAGAAAGGGGTTTCCCCCACAAGTTacctcagaaaggggtttcacccgaccagttacaTCAGAAAGGGGTTTTACCCGATCAGTTACATCAAAAAGGGTTTCATCTGACCAGCTATGTCAGATTGAGAAGTGTAGCCGACtggatgtgtcagaatctcaggagttaacttCCCAATGACTTCTTTAC from the Humulus lupulus chromosome X, drHumLupu1.1, whole genome shotgun sequence genome contains:
- the LOC133806478 gene encoding uncharacterized protein LOC133806478 produces the protein MKVNLSKSQVFFSGISAQEKCQLQLLLELEEGSFPLKYLGVPMRPTKWKAADCSEILKKIKLRLHTWSSRHLSYAGRVQLITSVLMGLRNYWMNIFLLPQSIIKEVDKLCMWFLWGNDGTRSKFHLTSWSTVCLPKAFGGLGFGEGSKWNKALLGKYIWAISHQREALWVKWVHAVYLKSQNFWQYQLKADSSWYWRKICHLREMFSQEEIEKAGNTGRFKVRQLYTGLFQLIPVNYNQFVWNRVSVPKHRFITWLAVNSKLLTRDHLQRVMQLESSLCPVCDQELESHSHLLFGCYFSQQVVQKIHDWFGCSWPIIYSDWCRWIGGMSKGVRASKVAAVFSATVYYVWHNRNICVVHNYSLSIMVVVELIKNAIKCRLSAFFSDVVVKL